The Pongo abelii isolate AG06213 chromosome 21, NHGRI_mPonAbe1-v2.0_pri, whole genome shotgun sequence genome has a window encoding:
- the ANKRD60 gene encoding ankyrin repeat domain-containing protein 60 — translation MTRGRGWAMRRAAAGAGGARAAGPTGGASRLHPNAGRRSGAGAGAQGRGGPRAGSAGSRALPAQPPACARGRSQRLVGDPKAASALPDLAPDVFVLRVRLQETGEMFRVANCRGDMTVRELKEELDLMVGIPFNLQRLQYLDEGVLMDDTTLKFHDVVPGGIISLCIWHHDGWTELVLAAVEGDPSKLSCLGLTEDSFYRTANSEHFEGEKWKQWTSQRAFVALYVASHRGHFDAVQYLLEHGASCLSRSPLGRTPLHVAAAMGRSDCISLLLQHGASIHDRDAKGETPISIAHRLNHTLSERQMFLLHRIAKSGIRDLNDLVMKNALQRVKSGFRSEKMTMTPH, via the exons ATGACGCGCGGCCGCGGCTGGGCTATgcggcgggcggcggcgggggcgggcGGAGCGCGGGCGGCGGGGCCAACGGGGGGCGCCTCTCGCCTGCACCCCAATGCGGGACGCAGGAGCGGTGCGGGGGCCGGGGCGCAGGGGCGCGGCGGGCCCAGGGCGGGCTCGGCGGGCTCGCGGGCCCTCCCCGCGCAGCCCCCGGCCTGTGCCCGCGGCCGGAGCCAGCGGCTCGTCGGTGACCCGAAGGCCGCGAGTGCGTTGCCCGACTTGGCCCCTGACGTCTTTGTCCTGCGGGTGCGGCTGCAGGAGACGGGGGAGATGTTCCGAGTGGCAAACTGCCGCGGCGACATGACCGTGCGGGAGCTCAAAGAGGAGCTGGACCTGATGGTCGGCATCCCCTTCAACCTCCAGCGGCTCCAGTACCTCGACGAAG GAGTTTTGATGGATGACACTACCCTGAAGTTCCATGATGTTGTTCCTGGAGggattatttcattatgtatctGGCATCATGACGGATGGACAGAACTTGTTTTGGCGGCTGTGGAAGGGGATCCCAGCAAG CTATCTTGTCTTGGGCTTACTGAAGATTCCTTCTACCGAACTGCAAATTCAGAACATTTTGAGGGTGAGAAGTGGAAGCAGTGGACGTCTCAGAGGGCATTTGTGGCTTTGTATGTGGCCTCACACAGAGGCCACTTTGATGCTGTGCAGTACCTTCTAGAACACG GAGCCAGCTGCCTCAGCAGATCCCCCCTGGGCAGGACACCGCTGCATGTGGCTGCAGCTATGGGCCGGTCAGACTGTATAAGCCTCCTGCTCCAGCACGGGGCCTCCATCCACGACAGAGATGCCAAgggggagacccccatctccattGCGCACCGCCTGAACCACACACTGAGCGAGCGGCAGATGTTCCTCCTCCACCGGATAGCAAAGTCGGGGATAAGGGATCTGAATGACTTGGTCATGAAGAATGCTTTGCAGAGGGTCAAGTCTGGGTTTAGGTCTGAGAAGATGACGATGACCCCTCATTAG